The following proteins are co-located in the Billgrantia tianxiuensis genome:
- a CDS encoding DUF6622 family protein, whose product MLIEIIRNTPRWVFLLFIVLLVMGYQQSRDRTASRRNITILPAVFLALALYGVVSAFGADPVGLALWALGVTLSVALHIKLAIPRGVCFSPEHQTFHLPGSWQPLVIMLAIFFSKYTVEVIRARQLPVADTVMFTATVSLLYGLFSGVFLGRALVMWRVSQLGRSERMKELR is encoded by the coding sequence ATGCTGATCGAGATAATAAGAAATACGCCGCGTTGGGTTTTCCTGCTCTTCATCGTGCTGCTTGTGATGGGCTATCAGCAGAGCAGGGACCGCACCGCCAGCCGACGCAATATCACCATCCTGCCGGCCGTCTTCCTCGCCCTGGCGTTATACGGCGTCGTCTCCGCATTCGGCGCCGACCCTGTCGGCTTGGCGCTCTGGGCACTCGGCGTCACCCTCTCCGTGGCGCTTCATATCAAGCTCGCCATCCCCAGGGGAGTATGCTTCTCTCCCGAACACCAAACCTTCCACCTGCCGGGTAGCTGGCAGCCGCTAGTTATCATGCTGGCCATCTTCTTCTCCAAGTACACGGTGGAAGTGATCCGGGCACGACAGCTTCCGGTCGCCGATACGGTCATGTTCACCGCCACCGTCAGCCTGCTCTACGGACTATTCAGCGGCGTGTTTCTGGGCCGGGCACTGGTGATGTGGCGGGTTTCGCAGCTCGGCCGATCCGAGCGCATGAAGGAGCTGCGTTAA
- a CDS encoding phage integrase N-terminal SAM-like domain-containing protein: protein MAQLPVHAIYYYRVRQPSAGRFCRISNLARAEEKLQIPRFVWIRTTKPPKLMDRVKATMRVKRYSPRTEKTYCYWIRYFIRLHGVRHPASL from the coding sequence TTGGCGCAGCTCCCGGTACATGCCATTTATTACTACCGCGTTCGCCAGCCTTCGGCAGGTCGTTTCTGCCGCATTTCCAACCTTGCCCGGGCCGAAGAAAAGCTTCAAATCCCACGCTTCGTATGGATTCGCACAACAAAGCCACCGAAGCTGATGGACCGGGTGAAGGCCACCATGCGGGTGAAGCGCTACAGCCCGCGTACCGAGAAAACCTACTGCTACTGGATTCGTTACTTCATTCGCTTGCATGGCGTGCGTCATCCTGCCAGCTTGTGA
- a CDS encoding nuclear transport factor 2 family protein: MKTSQEESLSTRQMLERMFQVEMAFMQSESKDIRLLADAFHPDVVVHEPTSLPYSGDWLGLEGIAGLMQQMNKAFSKVAVEDLSHAGSPAKLYVSCTLHLTARATGRTVTQPFSQILRFENGLLVEGTPFYFDTAEIDAILNHPT, from the coding sequence ATGAAAACCAGCCAAGAAGAATCGCTTTCTACTAGGCAGATGCTCGAAAGAATGTTCCAGGTGGAGATGGCTTTTATGCAATCGGAGTCAAAAGACATTCGCCTATTAGCAGATGCTTTTCACCCCGATGTTGTCGTCCACGAGCCGACATCACTCCCGTACTCAGGCGACTGGCTAGGCTTGGAAGGTATCGCCGGGTTGATGCAGCAAATGAACAAAGCATTCAGCAAGGTGGCAGTGGAGGATTTGAGCCATGCCGGCTCTCCAGCCAAGCTGTACGTGTCGTGCACCTTGCATCTGACAGCCCGAGCAACTGGGAGAACAGTCACACAGCCATTTTCACAAATATTGAGGTTTGAGAACGGCTTACTGGTTGAAGGTACGCCCTTCTATTTCGATACAGCGGAAATCGACGCCATTCTGAATCACCCTACCTGA
- a CDS encoding HAD-IC family P-type ATPase produces MRLPHAHQRGLDGGEPDRGLNFAGLLAFEDPVRQGVPEAIAACRAAGIRVIMVTGDHPGTAIAIARELGLGGEQPQLITGDELAAQIARGEPVASGIDIVARTLPAQKLALVRALQAGGEVVAVTGDGVNDVPALQAADIGIAMGERGTRSAREVSAIVLLDDDFGSIVGAIAEGRRLFTNLQLSFQYLLMVHIPLVITAALIPMLGYPLLYLPIHIVWLELIIHPTALLVFQNLPSAHAMGPPPAKGTQPRFFDRREWWVILAVGAVVTLVVTSTYLNSLGADYAVDHARTVALLSLIFAGAGITAALSSLHNIAAWLMVVIPLPCRPCSSTPPGWAHCCICNRCTWKIGYWYWAAGCSPPCWYAWACGGESRALEAAALLQCLLQRKKRLLVISVHTR; encoded by the coding sequence CTGCGCTTACCGCACGCTCACCAGCGAGGCCTGGACGGGGGCGAACCAGATCGGGGGCTGAACTTCGCCGGGCTGCTGGCCTTCGAGGACCCGGTGCGCCAGGGGGTTCCGGAGGCCATTGCGGCCTGCCGGGCGGCAGGCATCCGCGTCATCATGGTCACCGGAGATCATCCCGGTACGGCTATCGCCATCGCGCGTGAGCTGGGGCTTGGCGGTGAGCAACCGCAGCTGATCACGGGAGACGAACTCGCGGCACAAATAGCGCGCGGCGAGCCCGTCGCCAGCGGGATCGACATCGTCGCGCGAACCCTGCCGGCACAGAAGCTGGCCCTGGTGCGCGCCCTACAGGCCGGCGGCGAAGTCGTTGCGGTGACCGGCGACGGGGTCAATGACGTACCCGCCCTGCAGGCCGCCGACATCGGCATCGCCATGGGGGAGCGCGGTACCCGCAGCGCCCGGGAAGTATCGGCCATCGTGCTGCTTGACGACGACTTCGGCAGCATCGTCGGGGCCATCGCCGAGGGGCGCCGCCTGTTCACCAATCTGCAGCTGAGCTTCCAGTACCTGCTGATGGTGCACATTCCGCTGGTGATCACTGCCGCTTTGATCCCGATGCTGGGCTATCCCCTGCTCTACCTGCCGATTCACATCGTATGGCTGGAACTGATCATTCACCCCACCGCGCTGCTGGTGTTTCAGAACCTGCCGTCGGCTCATGCCATGGGGCCACCCCCAGCGAAAGGAACTCAGCCGCGCTTCTTCGATCGGCGCGAGTGGTGGGTCATCCTGGCAGTGGGCGCAGTAGTGACCCTGGTGGTCACGAGTACGTACTTGAATAGCCTCGGAGCCGACTACGCCGTCGACCATGCCAGGACCGTGGCGCTGCTCTCGCTGATCTTCGCCGGGGCCGGTATCACAGCAGCGTTGAGCAGCCTGCACAACATCGCGGCATGGCTCATGGTGGTTATTCCCCTGCCCTGTCGGCCCTGCTCGTCCACACCCCCGGGCTGGGCACATTGCTGCATCTGCAACCGCTGCACCTGGAAGATTGGCTACTGGTATTGGGCGGCGGGCTGCTCGCCGCCCTGCTGGTACGCCTGGGCCTGTGGCGGCGAGAGCCGCGCGCTTGAAGCCGCGGCACTACTGCAATGCTTGCTTCAACGAAAGAAACGCCTCTTGGTCATCTCGGTGCATACCAGGTAA
- a CDS encoding nuclease-related domain-containing protein, with protein sequence MDYTSIFFEAVRPLWWILLVALALGILKSRWFKGLFGEAFVKLIAWVRLPADEYRGIHNVTLATLDGTTQIDHVLVSRYGIFVIETKHMTGWIFGSEKQAQWTQKLYRKTFKFQNPLRQNFKHVKALEALLDVPLEAIHSVVVFSGSAVFKTKMPDNVTIGGGYVRYIKSFREPVLNDFQVQEALERIETGRLAPSRETHRRHVKQLKARFESSSDRTCPKCGSHGTAHRETRHKRRQPVLGMLRLSQVPGGAGCGVGPGNCIVQLLLKIRLRKPMTHIASQSK encoded by the coding sequence TTGGACTACACCTCGATCTTTTTTGAAGCCGTGCGCCCGCTGTGGTGGATTCTCCTCGTCGCGCTGGCGCTCGGCATCCTCAAGTCCCGCTGGTTCAAGGGCCTGTTCGGCGAGGCCTTCGTCAAGCTGATCGCCTGGGTGCGGCTGCCGGCGGATGAGTATCGGGGAATCCACAACGTCACGCTTGCCACGCTCGACGGCACCACACAGATCGACCACGTACTGGTTTCCCGCTACGGTATCTTCGTCATCGAAACCAAGCACATGACGGGCTGGATCTTCGGCAGCGAGAAACAGGCGCAGTGGACCCAGAAGCTCTACCGCAAGACCTTCAAGTTCCAGAACCCGCTGCGCCAGAACTTCAAGCACGTGAAGGCGCTGGAAGCCCTGCTAGACGTGCCGTTGGAAGCCATCCATTCAGTGGTGGTCTTCTCGGGTAGTGCCGTCTTCAAGACCAAGATGCCAGACAACGTCACCATCGGTGGAGGCTACGTACGCTACATCAAGTCGTTCCGCGAGCCTGTGTTGAACGATTTTCAGGTTCAGGAAGCCTTGGAAAGAATCGAAACCGGCCGATTGGCACCTAGCCGTGAAACGCACCGCCGGCACGTCAAACAGCTCAAGGCCCGCTTCGAATCCAGCTCCGACCGAACCTGCCCGAAGTGCGGCAGCCATGGTACTGCGCACCGCGAAACGCGGCACAAACGCCGGCAACCGGTTCTGGGGATGCTCCGCCTATCCCAAGTGCCGGGAGGTGCAGGATGTGGCGTAGGGCCGGGTAACTGCATCGTGCAGTTGTTGCTCAAGATTCGGCTACGCAAGCCGATGACTCATATAGCAAGCCAAAGTAAATAA
- the nirB gene encoding nitrite reductase large subunit NirB, producing the protein MNTPVKPQLIVIGNGMVGHHLVEQLVEQGATERYAVTVFGEERHLAYDRVHLSEYFSGRDAASLALSTADYYAEHGIELRLHEAVTEIDRDKSEVVTPQGRYPYDRLVLATGSYPFVPPIPGNDREGCLVYRTLEDLDAIRAAAETATTGVVVGGGLLGLEAANALRGLNLDTAVVEFAPRLMPMQVDAEGGELLREKIEALGVQVLTGRATQEIVDGEASRHRMVFQDEKVLETDLIVFSAGIRPRDELARDSGLEIGERGGVVIDDNCLTSDPAILAIGEVALWNNSIFGLVAPGYQMAKVAAATLLEGNEAFKGADMSTKLKLMGVDVGSIGDAHGDRTPGARQFRFLDPLKQQYRKLVVSSDGKRLVGAMLVGDNSYYDTLLQYYANRIELPEDPASLILPAGSEAAPALGPDALPATATICSCHNVTKADVCSAIDGGAVDLGAVKGATKASTGCGGCAALLKTLVDHELESRGVEVDKSICEHFAHTRQELYDIVRVEGIKTFSELMEKHGNPKTHKLGCDICKPAVASILASCFNEPITDAAHIPLQDTNDTFMANMQKNGTYSVVPRIAGGEITPDKLVVLGQVAQKYELYTKITGGQRIDLFGARLEDLPAIWGELIEAGFETGHAYGKSTRTVKSCVGSTWCRYGVQDSVGMAIQIENRYKGLRAPHKLKFAVSGCTRECAEAQSKDVGVIATENGWNLYVCGNGGMRPRHAELFATDLSDEELFRYIDRFLMFYIRTADRLQRTSVWRENLEGGLDYLKEVILEDSLGIGEELERQMQAVVDTYECEWANAISDPEKLKRFRSFVNDARPDPDIIYTTERGQLRPA; encoded by the coding sequence ATGAACACGCCCGTCAAACCGCAACTGATCGTCATCGGCAACGGCATGGTCGGCCACCACCTGGTCGAGCAGCTGGTCGAACAGGGCGCCACCGAGCGTTACGCCGTCACCGTGTTTGGCGAGGAGCGTCACCTGGCCTACGACCGCGTGCACCTCTCCGAGTACTTCAGCGGCCGTGACGCCGCCTCGCTGGCGCTCTCCACCGCCGACTACTATGCCGAGCACGGCATCGAACTGCGCCTGCATGAAGCGGTCACCGAGATCGACCGCGACAAGAGCGAAGTGGTCACGCCCCAGGGCCGCTACCCCTACGACCGCCTGGTGCTGGCCACCGGCTCCTACCCCTTCGTGCCGCCGATTCCCGGCAACGACCGCGAGGGCTGCCTGGTCTACCGCACCCTGGAGGACCTCGACGCCATTCGTGCCGCTGCCGAAACCGCCACCACCGGCGTGGTGGTGGGCGGCGGCCTGCTCGGCCTGGAAGCCGCCAACGCCCTGCGTGGGCTCAACCTCGACACCGCCGTGGTGGAATTCGCCCCGCGGCTGATGCCAATGCAGGTCGATGCCGAAGGCGGCGAGCTGCTGCGCGAGAAGATCGAAGCGCTGGGCGTACAGGTGCTTACCGGCCGCGCGACGCAGGAGATCGTCGACGGCGAGGCCAGTCGCCACCGCATGGTGTTCCAGGACGAGAAAGTGCTGGAGACCGACCTCATCGTCTTCTCCGCCGGCATTCGCCCCCGCGACGAACTGGCCCGCGACAGTGGCCTGGAGATCGGCGAGCGCGGCGGCGTGGTGATCGACGACAATTGCCTGACCAGCGACCCGGCCATCCTCGCCATCGGCGAAGTGGCGCTGTGGAACAACAGCATCTTCGGCCTGGTCGCCCCCGGCTACCAGATGGCCAAGGTCGCCGCCGCCACCCTGCTCGAGGGAAATGAAGCCTTCAAGGGCGCCGACATGAGCACCAAGCTCAAGCTGATGGGGGTCGACGTGGGCTCCATCGGCGATGCCCACGGCGACCGTACACCCGGAGCACGCCAGTTCCGTTTCCTCGACCCGCTCAAGCAGCAGTACCGCAAGCTGGTGGTCTCCAGCGACGGCAAGCGCCTGGTCGGCGCCATGCTGGTGGGCGACAACAGCTACTACGACACTCTGCTGCAGTACTATGCCAACCGCATCGAGCTGCCCGAGGACCCGGCCTCCCTGATCCTGCCGGCCGGCAGCGAAGCCGCCCCCGCGCTGGGGCCGGACGCCCTGCCGGCCACCGCCACCATCTGCTCGTGCCACAACGTCACCAAGGCCGACGTGTGCAGCGCCATCGACGGCGGCGCGGTGGACCTGGGCGCGGTGAAAGGCGCCACCAAGGCCAGCACCGGCTGCGGCGGCTGTGCCGCCCTGCTCAAGACCCTGGTCGATCACGAACTCGAGAGCCGCGGCGTGGAGGTCGACAAGTCGATCTGCGAGCACTTCGCCCATACCCGCCAGGAGCTCTACGACATCGTACGGGTGGAGGGCATCAAGACTTTCAGCGAGCTGATGGAGAAGCACGGCAACCCCAAGACCCACAAACTCGGCTGCGACATCTGCAAGCCGGCGGTGGCCTCGATCCTGGCCTCCTGCTTCAACGAGCCGATCACCGACGCGGCCCACATCCCGCTGCAGGACACCAACGACACCTTCATGGCCAACATGCAGAAGAACGGCACCTACTCGGTGGTGCCGCGCATCGCCGGCGGGGAGATCACCCCCGACAAGCTGGTGGTGCTGGGCCAGGTGGCGCAGAAGTACGAACTCTACACCAAGATTACCGGCGGCCAGCGCATCGACCTGTTCGGCGCCCGCCTGGAGGACCTGCCGGCGATCTGGGGTGAGCTGATCGAAGCTGGCTTCGAGACCGGCCACGCCTACGGCAAATCGACCCGCACGGTGAAGTCCTGCGTGGGCAGCACCTGGTGCCGCTACGGCGTGCAGGACAGCGTAGGCATGGCGATCCAGATCGAGAACCGCTACAAAGGCCTGCGCGCCCCGCACAAGCTCAAGTTCGCCGTTTCCGGCTGCACCCGCGAATGCGCCGAGGCCCAGAGCAAGGACGTCGGCGTGATCGCCACCGAGAACGGCTGGAACCTGTATGTATGCGGCAACGGCGGCATGCGCCCACGCCACGCCGAACTGTTCGCCACCGACCTCAGCGACGAGGAGCTGTTCCGCTACATCGACCGCTTCCTGATGTTCTACATCCGCACCGCCGACCGCCTGCAGCGCACCTCGGTGTGGCGCGAGAACCTGGAAGGCGGCCTGGACTACCTCAAGGAAGTGATCCTCGAAGACAGCCTCGGCATCGGCGAGGAGCTGGAGCGGCAGATGCAGGCCGTGGTCGACACCTACGAGTGCGAATGGGCCAATGCCATCAGCGACCCGGAGAAGCTCAAGCGCTTCCGCAGCTTCGTCAACGACGCGCGCCCGGATCCGGACATCATCTATACCACCGAGCGCGGGCAATTAAGGCCTGCGTGA
- a CDS encoding class I SAM-dependent methyltransferase, translating into MKNARAFWNRSAARYAKSPIRNVSAYEKKLAITQEYFHPDSTVLEFGCGTGSTAIIHAPHVREIVAIDISDKMLEIAERKARDAGVENITFRQGTLEEVKLEEASFDAVLGLNILHLLEDLDATLARVHCLLKPGGVFISSTVLIGDINVLFRMAIPPMQLLGLAPYVNRFDKQTLIDKLIGAGFSIEREWQPGKATVFIVARKGADAALQ; encoded by the coding sequence ATGAAAAACGCCAGAGCGTTCTGGAACAGAAGTGCCGCGCGCTACGCCAAGAGCCCCATTCGCAACGTGAGCGCGTACGAAAAGAAGCTCGCCATCACCCAGGAGTACTTTCACCCGGATTCGACCGTGCTGGAGTTCGGCTGCGGTACGGGGAGCACGGCGATCATTCATGCGCCCCATGTCAGGGAGATTGTGGCTATCGATATCTCCGACAAGATGCTGGAGATCGCCGAGCGCAAGGCGCGAGATGCCGGGGTCGAGAACATCACCTTCCGGCAAGGCACTCTGGAAGAGGTAAAGCTGGAAGAGGCGAGCTTCGATGCCGTCCTGGGCCTCAACATTCTGCACCTGCTTGAAGACCTGGACGCGACACTAGCCAGGGTGCATTGCTTGCTCAAGCCCGGTGGTGTGTTCATTTCCAGTACCGTGTTGATCGGCGACATCAACGTTCTGTTTCGTATGGCGATTCCACCCATGCAGCTGCTGGGGCTCGCTCCCTATGTGAATCGCTTCGACAAGCAGACGCTGATCGATAAACTGATCGGCGCGGGGTTTTCCATCGAGCGGGAGTGGCAGCCTGGCAAGGCGACGGTATTCATCGTTGCCAGAAAGGGCGCTGACGCAGCCCTCCAATAG
- a CDS encoding VOC family protein — protein MKHMAKNTICLWYDDAAEEAAKFYAETFPDSSLDAVHHAPGDYPSGKEGSVLTVEFTVLGVACLGLNGGPMFKHSEAFSFQVATEDQEETDRYWNAIVGNGGEESQCGWCKDKWGISWQITPVALTKAFTSPDRAAAKRAFDAMMTMRKIDIAEIEAAFRG, from the coding sequence ATGAAGCACATGGCGAAGAACACGATCTGCCTTTGGTACGATGACGCCGCTGAGGAAGCCGCGAAATTTTATGCCGAGACCTTCCCCGATTCCTCGCTCGATGCGGTGCACCACGCGCCTGGGGATTACCCATCGGGCAAGGAGGGGAGCGTGTTGACGGTCGAGTTCACCGTGCTGGGCGTGGCGTGCCTGGGGCTGAACGGCGGGCCAATGTTCAAGCACAGCGAGGCGTTCTCGTTTCAGGTGGCGACCGAAGATCAGGAGGAGACGGATCGCTACTGGAACGCCATCGTCGGCAATGGCGGCGAGGAGAGCCAATGCGGGTGGTGCAAGGACAAGTGGGGCATCTCTTGGCAGATTACCCCGGTTGCGCTGACGAAGGCATTTACCAGCCCCGACCGCGCCGCCGCCAAGCGGGCGTTCGATGCCATGATGACGATGAGGAAAATCGACATCGCTGAGATCGAGGCAGCCTTTCGCGGTTGA
- a CDS encoding dihydrofolate reductase family protein: MKTQYYTATSLDGFIATEVDSLDWLFPLGDINDTSYSAFFAEVGALAMGSTTYEWMLRHSQKVAEETGLAWPYTQPTWVFSSRKLPSIEGGDIRFVQGSVAPVHAEMVRAAGGKNLWIVGGGDLAGQFHDAGLLDEILVQVGSVTLGSGKPLFPRRITNPPLELVSVRQVGTGFAELCYRVP, translated from the coding sequence ATGAAGACTCAGTACTACACCGCCACGAGCCTCGACGGCTTCATCGCCACCGAAGTCGATTCCCTGGATTGGCTCTTCCCGCTGGGGGACATCAACGATACGAGCTACTCCGCCTTCTTTGCAGAGGTCGGGGCGCTGGCCATGGGCTCCACCACCTATGAGTGGATGTTGCGCCATTCGCAAAAAGTCGCCGAGGAAACCGGCTTGGCATGGCCCTATACGCAGCCCACCTGGGTCTTCTCGAGCCGAAAGCTGCCGAGCATCGAGGGTGGGGATATTCGCTTCGTGCAGGGCAGCGTCGCGCCCGTTCATGCCGAGATGGTGAGAGCGGCAGGTGGGAAGAATCTCTGGATCGTGGGCGGTGGCGATCTGGCCGGCCAATTCCATGACGCCGGCTTGCTGGACGAAATTCTCGTACAGGTGGGCTCAGTCACCCTGGGCAGCGGCAAGCCGCTGTTTCCACGCCGCATCACTAACCCGCCGCTGGAGCTGGTCTCCGTCCGCCAGGTGGGCACGGGCTTTGCGGAGCTGTGCTACAGGGTGCCGTAA
- the nirD gene encoding nitrite reductase small subunit NirD: MSSAIAAKTMTQTWQILCTRADLVPYSGVAAWVETPEGPAQVALFYLPGHAQELYAIDHHDPFSNANVIARGIVGDLKGQPVVASPIYKQHFRLEDGQCLEDESITLRTWKVSFKGDEVWIEA; encoded by the coding sequence ATGAGTTCAGCAATTGCGGCGAAGACCATGACCCAAACCTGGCAAATCCTCTGCACCCGCGCCGACCTGGTGCCCTACTCCGGCGTCGCCGCCTGGGTGGAAACGCCGGAAGGCCCCGCCCAGGTGGCCCTCTTTTATCTTCCCGGCCACGCGCAGGAACTCTACGCCATCGACCACCACGACCCCTTCTCCAACGCCAACGTCATCGCCCGCGGCATCGTCGGCGACCTCAAGGGCCAGCCCGTCGTCGCCTCGCCGATCTACAAGCAGCACTTCCGCCTGGAAGACGGCCAATGCCTGGAAGACGAGAGCATCACACTGCGAACCTGGAAGGTGAGCTTCAAGGGCGACGAGGTGTGGATCGAGGCGTGA
- a CDS encoding ester cyclase: MNKSELSNVYRDYIACLNRQDWSTLGRFVHENVTHNGEHLGLSGYRSMLERDFSEIPDLSFNIELLVSDPPYIASRLRFDCTPKERFLGLDVDGRRVSFAENVFYEFRDRKIVQVWSVIDKAAIEAQLLPP, from the coding sequence ATGAACAAGTCCGAGCTATCGAACGTCTATCGAGACTATATCGCCTGTCTGAACAGGCAGGACTGGTCAACGTTGGGGCGCTTCGTGCATGAAAACGTCACGCATAACGGAGAGCATCTCGGGCTATCAGGCTACCGAAGCATGCTAGAGAGAGATTTCTCCGAGATTCCCGATCTGTCTTTCAACATCGAACTGCTAGTTTCCGACCCGCCCTACATAGCCAGCCGACTTCGCTTCGACTGCACGCCCAAGGAGAGGTTTCTTGGTCTGGATGTTGATGGAAGAAGAGTCTCTTTTGCCGAGAATGTCTTCTATGAGTTCCGTGACAGAAAGATCGTGCAGGTATGGTCCGTCATCGACAAGGCGGCCATCGAGGCGCAGCTATTGCCTCCCTGA
- a CDS encoding HAD-IC family P-type ATPase, with protein sequence MRRSVPMQRLDGLVDPRQGLGAAEAQARSARYGLNVIIPGVRSGWRTTLADTLRDPMLWFLLATGALFMLIGSYTEALIMLLALVPLFGMDAYLHRRTQASVEGLSGRLATTARVLRDGSQRTVPAETLVPGDLVLVRSGEFFPADGLIVAGEELQVDESTLTGEAWPVRKQVVEQGLFSHIRETAVEDVYWGMAGTRQLTGHAWLRVTLTGAETLYGEVVRSAVAGPHAQTPLQRSVAHLVKVLIVAAIVFCLALAWLRYHQGHGLVDALLSALTLAIAALPEEFPVVLTFFLGVGVYRLARRRALVRRSLVVESIGRVSCVCSDKTGTLTEGRLRLTHLLPMSNISEQRLQTLAAAASQADSGDPLDEAVLSNCPPPVEQHILARFPFTEDRRKATMVSEQEDGLLVAVKGAPEVVLGLCELPEAERRDWLAAVEAYSNDGHKVIGCAYRTLTSEAWTGANQIGG encoded by the coding sequence GTGCGGCGCAGCGTACCCATGCAGCGGCTGGACGGGCTTGTCGATCCACGGCAAGGGCTGGGCGCGGCCGAAGCCCAGGCGCGGAGCGCTCGCTACGGCCTCAATGTCATCATCCCAGGAGTACGCAGCGGCTGGCGCACCACCCTGGCGGATACGCTGCGTGACCCGATGCTGTGGTTCCTGCTGGCTACGGGCGCACTGTTCATGCTCATCGGCAGCTACACCGAGGCGCTGATCATGCTGCTGGCTCTCGTGCCGCTGTTCGGCATGGACGCCTACCTGCACCGGCGCACTCAGGCGTCGGTGGAAGGGCTCAGCGGTCGGCTCGCGACCACGGCCAGGGTGCTGCGCGACGGTTCGCAGCGGACCGTGCCGGCCGAGACGCTGGTGCCAGGCGACTTGGTTCTGGTGCGTTCCGGTGAATTCTTTCCGGCCGATGGCCTGATCGTCGCGGGTGAAGAGCTGCAAGTGGATGAATCCACGCTCACGGGTGAGGCCTGGCCGGTACGCAAGCAGGTGGTGGAGCAGGGGTTGTTTTCCCACATCCGTGAGACGGCGGTCGAGGATGTGTATTGGGGTATGGCCGGCACCCGTCAGCTGACGGGACACGCCTGGCTGCGCGTCACCCTGACGGGCGCCGAAACCCTCTATGGCGAAGTGGTACGCTCGGCGGTTGCGGGCCCCCACGCCCAGACCCCGTTGCAACGCTCGGTGGCACACCTGGTCAAGGTGCTGATCGTTGCGGCCATCGTCTTCTGCCTGGCGCTGGCGTGGCTGCGCTATCACCAGGGGCACGGCCTCGTGGACGCCCTGCTCAGCGCGCTGACCCTGGCCATCGCCGCTCTGCCTGAAGAGTTTCCCGTGGTGCTCACCTTCTTTCTCGGCGTGGGCGTCTATCGCCTCGCCCGGCGACGCGCCCTGGTTCGGCGCAGCCTGGTGGTGGAGAGCATCGGCCGCGTGAGCTGTGTCTGCTCGGACAAGACGGGCACTCTCACCGAAGGACGGCTGAGGCTGACGCACCTGCTCCCGATGTCGAATATCAGCGAGCAACGCTTGCAAACGCTGGCGGCAGCCGCTTCCCAGGCCGACAGCGGCGACCCGCTGGACGAGGCAGTGCTGTCGAACTGCCCGCCGCCAGTGGAGCAGCACATACTGGCTCGTTTCCCGTTCACCGAGGACCGGCGCAAGGCGACCATGGTGAGCGAGCAGGAGGATGGCCTGCTGGTCGCGGTCAAGGGTGCGCCGGAAGTGGTGCTGGGTCTCTGCGAGCTGCCGGAGGCCGAACGGCGCGACTGGCTGGCGGCGGTGGAAGCCTATAGCAATGACGGCCACAAGGTGATCGGCTGCGCTTACCGCACGCTCACCAGCGAGGCCTGGACGGGGGCGAACCAGATCGGGGGCTGA
- a CDS encoding phage integrase N-terminal SAM-like domain-containing protein produces MIYNFLSSHKTSCIMLVRHPAIIASSEVRAFLEPLAVERHVAAATQNQALKLG; encoded by the coding sequence ATGATATATAATTTCTTATCTTCGCATAAGACAAGTTGCATAATGCTCGTGCGCCATCCCGCCATCATTGCAAGCTCCGAGGTACGTGCCTTCCTAGAGCCCCTAGCGGTAGAACGCCATGTGGCAGCCGCCACGCAGAACCAGGCGCTGAAGCTGGGTTAA